Proteins found in one Micropterus dolomieu isolate WLL.071019.BEF.003 ecotype Adirondacks linkage group LG10, ASM2129224v1, whole genome shotgun sequence genomic segment:
- the LOC123977934 gene encoding 5-hydroxytryptamine receptor 1B-like yields MENASQLKPTPVIYGELLNISANYTHANFTSKTEKDSNVAFQAGLAVTLALITFATTLSNAFVIVTIYQSRKLHTPANFLIASLAVTDLLVSILVMPISALYTVSQTWTLGQVVCDIWLSSDITCCTASILHLCVIALDRYWAITDAVEYSKKRTPGRAAGMIATAWVIAISISLPPFFWRQVKAEEVTTCNVNTDHIFYTIYSTFGAFYIPTLLLIALYGRIYVEARKRILKQSHNKPGKRLTSAHLITNSPGSVASTTSLNYGTNDTSSCDTTSPANVSQVKVTVSDALLEKKRISAARERKATKTLGIILGAYIICWLPFFIYTLLVPVCESCFHPELFDIFTWLGYLNSLINPIIYTMSNEDFKQAFHKLIRFKCCRA; encoded by the coding sequence ATGGAGAATGCAAGTCAGCTCAAACCAACGCCTGTCATCTACGGAGAGCTGTTGAACATCTCCGCCAACTACACCCATGCCAATTTCACGTCGAAAACGGAGAAGGACAGTAACGTGGCTTTCCAGGCGGGTCTAGCCGTGACCTTAGCCCTCATAACTTTCGCCACGACGCTTTCAAACGCGTTCGTCATCGTCACCATTTACCAGTCCCGAAAATTACACACCCCGGCAAACTTTCTGATCGCCTCCCTGGCCGTCACGGACCTCCTGGTGTCCATTTTGGTGATGCCGATCAGCGCGCTGTACACGGTCAGCCAAACCTGGACACTGGGGCAGGTGGTGTGCGACATATGGCTGTCCTCGGACATAACGTGTTGCACCGCGTCAATCCTCCACCTGTGCGTAATTGCGCTGGACCGCTACTGGGCCATCACGGACGCGGTGGAGTACTCCAAGAAGCGCACGCCGGGGCGCGCAGCCGGGATGATCGCCACCGCCTGGGTGATCGCCATCTCCATCTCCCTGCCGCCTTTCTTCTGGCGCCAAGTGAAAGCAGAGGAGGTGACGACCTGCAACGTGAACACCGACCACATTTTCTACACCATCTACTCCACCTTCGGCGCTTTCTACATCCCCACGCTGCTGCTCATCGCCCTGTACGGGAGGATTTACGTGGAAGCCCGTAAGCGCATCCTGAAGCAGTCGCACAACAAGCCGGGGAAAAGACTCACCTCGGCGCACCTGATCACCAACTCCCCCGGCTCGGTGGCGTCCACGACCTCTCTGAACTACGGGACGAACGACACCTCCTCCTGTGACACTACCTCGCCCGCGAACGTGAGCCAAGTCAAAGTCACTGTGTCCGACGCGCTGCTGGAGAAGAAGCGGATCTCCGCCGCCCGGGAGAGGAAGGCGACCAAAACTTTGGGAATAATCCTGGGAGCCTACATCATATGCTGGCTCCCGTTTTTCATTTACACTCTTCTAGTGCCTGTCTGCGAGTCCTGCTTCCACCCGGagttatttgacattttcaccTGGCTGGGTTACCTCAACTCCTTAATCAACCCCATCATTTACACCATGTCCAACGAGGACTTTAAACAGGCTTTCCACAAACTAATACGGTTTAAATGCTGCAGGGCATAA